One part of the Chryseobacterium mulctrae genome encodes these proteins:
- the proS gene encoding proline--tRNA ligase, translating into MAKLTSRSEDYSKWYNELVVKADLAENSGVRGSMVIKPYGYAIWEKMRDEMDKKFKETGHVNAYFPLFVPKSLFEAEEKNAEGFAKECAVVTHYRLKNDPDNPGKLIVDPEAKLEEELIVRPTSEAIIWNTYKGWIQSYRDLPILINQWANVVRWEMRTRLFLRTSEFLWQEGHTAHATKDEAVEEAEKMNKVYADFAENFMAMPVVQGLKTPSERFAGADETYCIEALMQDGKALQAGTSHFLGQNFAKAFDVKFTNKEGKIEHAWATSWGTSTRLMGALIMTHSDDLGLVLPPTLAPIQVVIVPIFKGEEQLNQISEVALEIQNKLKLKGISVKFDNDTQNKPGWKFAEYELKGVPLRIAMGPRDLENKSVEIARRDNLTKETRPLEGLDSYIEDLLKTIQQDMYTKAYEFRKNNFTKVDSYDEFKKVLEEKPGFIYAHWDGTVEEEEQIKEETKATIRCIPLDDDIEEGVSLISGKPSKRRVLFAKAY; encoded by the coding sequence ATGGCAAAATTAACTTCAAGAAGCGAAGATTACAGCAAATGGTATAATGAATTGGTTGTGAAAGCTGATTTGGCTGAAAACTCAGGCGTGAGAGGCTCTATGGTTATAAAACCATACGGATATGCAATCTGGGAAAAAATGCGTGATGAGATGGACAAAAAGTTCAAAGAAACAGGTCACGTTAATGCTTACTTCCCGCTTTTTGTGCCCAAAAGCTTGTTTGAAGCTGAAGAAAAAAACGCTGAAGGTTTTGCTAAAGAATGTGCTGTAGTAACGCATTACAGACTAAAAAACGATCCAGATAATCCAGGGAAATTAATTGTTGACCCGGAAGCTAAATTAGAAGAAGAGCTTATCGTAAGACCAACTTCTGAAGCAATCATTTGGAATACTTATAAAGGCTGGATTCAGTCATACAGAGATTTACCAATTCTTATCAACCAATGGGCAAATGTTGTGCGTTGGGAAATGAGAACCCGTCTATTCTTAAGAACTTCAGAGTTTTTGTGGCAGGAAGGCCACACCGCTCATGCTACCAAAGACGAAGCGGTAGAAGAAGCAGAAAAAATGAACAAAGTATATGCAGATTTTGCAGAAAACTTTATGGCAATGCCTGTTGTACAAGGTTTAAAAACACCTTCAGAGAGATTTGCTGGTGCCGATGAAACGTATTGTATTGAAGCATTAATGCAGGATGGAAAAGCGCTTCAGGCAGGAACTTCTCACTTCCTTGGACAGAATTTTGCAAAAGCATTCGACGTAAAATTCACTAACAAAGAAGGAAAAATAGAACACGCTTGGGCAACTTCTTGGGGAACTTCTACCCGTTTAATGGGTGCTTTAATTATGACACACTCTGATGATCTTGGATTAGTACTTCCTCCGACTTTAGCACCGATCCAAGTGGTAATTGTTCCTATCTTTAAAGGAGAAGAGCAACTAAATCAGATTAGTGAGGTAGCTTTAGAAATTCAAAATAAATTAAAACTGAAAGGTATCTCAGTTAAATTTGATAATGATACTCAAAACAAACCAGGCTGGAAATTTGCAGAATACGAATTGAAAGGTGTTCCGTTGAGAATTGCAATGGGGCCTAGAGATTTAGAAAACAAATCTGTAGAAATCGCAAGAAGAGATAATCTTACGAAAGAAACGCGTCCATTGGAAGGTTTAGATTCTTATATCGAAGATTTATTGAAAACCATTCAGCAGGATATGTATACTAAAGCTTATGAGTTTAGAAAAAACAATTTCACAAAAGTAGATTCTTATGATGAGTTTAAAAAAGTTTTAGAAGAAAAGCCAGGATTCATCTACGCACATTGGGACGGAACTGTTGAAGAAGAAGAGCAGATTAAAGAAGAAACCAAAGCAACCATTAGATGTATTCCTTTAGATGATGATATTGAAGAAGGTGTTTCTCTGATCTCTGGGAAACCATCAAAAAGAAGAGTTTTATTTGCGAAAGCTTACTAA
- a CDS encoding OmpA family protein, whose product MSLNIIDLIKGQLGSALISQAASQLGESEAGISKAVSGLLPVIVGGLANNSDNPAVLDSVSNASSQGVLGNLLDTASNNSMISGLLSSIFGDKLSGIINTIATYAGISNNSSSSLLNLVTGATVGSVGKYAAENNLDKSGISSLLNDQKGVVSTLLPAGLSLASLNVGDWAKGYKFDNDNDTIASTPHEEPKVEVTRSVSDGGTFPNNPTPSEGGSIWKWLLPLLLLIAASYFLWKQCNKKETTTTTTVSGDSLNTVNDTMSTQNDTTTMTTAKVDEDIDLNGMALKGYKGGLEDQMITFLKSDGYKNAANDEALKDKWYDFDHVNFKIGSANALEAGSEGQLQNLVAILKAYPDAKIKIGGYTDKTGDEAKNKKLSSDRAHFIKDWLGKQGVGAQVIAADGYGSEFAKVDASASNEERAVDRKMSVRFAK is encoded by the coding sequence ATGTCATTAAACATCATTGATCTTATCAAAGGGCAGCTAGGTTCTGCACTTATTTCTCAGGCTGCATCGCAACTTGGAGAAAGTGAAGCCGGGATTTCTAAAGCCGTTTCGGGTTTACTTCCGGTGATTGTAGGCGGATTAGCCAACAATTCTGACAATCCTGCAGTATTGGATTCTGTTTCCAATGCTTCTTCGCAAGGTGTTTTGGGGAATTTATTAGACACCGCGTCTAACAATTCTATGATTTCTGGACTATTGTCATCAATTTTCGGTGATAAACTTAGTGGAATTATCAATACCATTGCAACCTATGCCGGAATCAGCAACAATTCTTCATCTTCGTTATTAAATTTAGTAACCGGTGCAACAGTAGGTTCTGTAGGAAAATATGCTGCAGAAAATAATCTAGACAAATCTGGCATTTCATCATTATTAAATGATCAGAAAGGAGTTGTTTCTACACTTTTACCAGCCGGACTTTCGTTAGCATCTTTAAATGTTGGTGATTGGGCAAAAGGTTATAAGTTTGACAATGATAACGACACTATTGCATCAACTCCACACGAAGAACCGAAAGTAGAAGTTACCAGAAGCGTTTCAGATGGCGGTACTTTCCCAAACAACCCGACTCCTTCCGAAGGCGGATCTATCTGGAAATGGCTTCTTCCATTGTTACTTTTAATTGCAGCATCCTACTTTTTATGGAAGCAATGCAATAAAAAAGAAACTACGACTACAACAACTGTTTCAGGTGACAGCTTAAATACTGTAAATGATACGATGTCGACACAAAACGATACAACTACAATGACGACCGCCAAAGTTGATGAAGATATCGATTTAAACGGAATGGCATTGAAAGGTTACAAAGGCGGACTGGAAGATCAAATGATTACCTTCTTAAAATCTGATGGCTACAAAAATGCAGCAAACGATGAAGCTTTAAAAGATAAATGGTATGATTTTGATCATGTAAATTTCAAAATTGGAAGTGCTAATGCTTTAGAAGCTGGTTCTGAAGGACAATTACAAAATTTAGTAGCGATTCTAAAAGCATATCCCGATGCAAAAATAAAAATTGGCGGTTATACCGATAAAACCGGAGATGAAGCTAAGAACAAAAAGCTTTCTTCAGACAGAGCTCATTTCATTAAAGATTGGTTAGGAAAACAAGGTGTAGGAGCACAGGTTATTGCTGCCGATGGATACGGAAGTGAATTTGCTAAAGTTGATGCATCAGCTTCAAACGAAGAAAGAGCAGTTGACAGAAAAATGTCTGTCAGATTTGCAAAATAA
- a CDS encoding Nramp family divalent metal transporter encodes MTEFNMKNAWRKDKTSHSLPEVFSSISIPKKSGFWRKYLAFAGPGLMVAVGYMDPGNWATDIAGGSQFGYTLLSVILISNIFAMILQHLSVKLGVVAERDLAQACRDHFKPTTNFILWVFCEIAIAACDLAEVIGSAIALNLLFGIPLTWGIVITTIDVLIILLLQAKGFRWIESIVAGLMFIILVCFGYEIIISKPEINAILGGLIPQKEIITNPAMLYIGIGILGATVMPHNLYLHSSIVQTRDYTRDREGKKEAIKFATLDSTVSLLLAFFINAAILILAAATFHTTGNEHVADIHDAYKMLTPILGASMASIAFAIALLASGQNSTLTGTLAGQIVMEGFLNIRLKPWLRRLITRLIAVIPALIVTIIYGEHGTTDLLVLSQVILSMQLSFAVVPLVIFTNDKAKMGEFVNKPFLKICVWFISVVIIILNLYLLYQTFFGE; translated from the coding sequence ATGACTGAATTCAATATGAAAAACGCTTGGCGAAAAGATAAAACATCCCATTCATTACCAGAGGTATTCTCTTCTATTTCTATTCCTAAAAAATCAGGGTTTTGGAGGAAATATCTTGCCTTTGCAGGTCCTGGATTGATGGTTGCAGTAGGTTATATGGATCCGGGAAACTGGGCAACCGATATTGCAGGTGGATCACAGTTTGGATACACTCTACTTTCTGTAATTCTTATTTCTAATATTTTCGCAATGATTTTGCAGCATTTGTCGGTAAAACTAGGAGTTGTGGCCGAAAGAGATTTAGCGCAGGCTTGTAGAGATCATTTTAAACCGACCACCAATTTCATTCTTTGGGTATTTTGTGAAATTGCCATTGCCGCCTGTGATTTAGCTGAAGTTATCGGTTCTGCAATTGCCTTAAATTTATTATTTGGAATTCCACTGACTTGGGGAATTGTGATTACCACGATTGATGTATTAATTATTTTACTGCTTCAGGCAAAAGGTTTCCGTTGGATAGAAAGTATTGTTGCGGGTTTAATGTTTATTATTCTGGTTTGTTTCGGGTATGAAATTATTATTTCGAAACCTGAAATAAATGCGATTTTAGGAGGATTAATTCCACAAAAAGAAATCATCACCAATCCGGCAATGCTATACATTGGAATAGGAATTTTGGGTGCGACCGTAATGCCCCACAACTTGTATTTACACAGCAGCATTGTACAAACCCGTGATTACACAAGAGACAGGGAAGGAAAAAAAGAGGCCATAAAATTTGCAACTTTAGACAGTACAGTTTCTTTACTACTCGCTTTTTTCATAAACGCAGCCATTTTAATTCTAGCAGCTGCAACTTTTCATACTACAGGAAATGAACATGTTGCCGATATTCATGATGCCTATAAAATGTTGACTCCAATTTTAGGAGCTTCTATGGCAAGTATCGCTTTTGCAATTGCTCTTTTAGCTTCCGGACAAAATTCAACATTAACCGGAACTCTTGCGGGACAAATTGTAATGGAAGGATTTTTAAATATCAGATTAAAACCTTGGTTGAGAAGATTAATTACCCGATTGATCGCGGTAATTCCAGCATTAATTGTAACCATTATTTATGGAGAGCACGGAACGACAGATCTTTTGGTTTTAAGCCAGGTTATTTTGTCGATGCAGCTAAGTTTTGCAGTGGTTCCTTTGGTCATTTTCACCAATGATAAAGCAAAAATGGGCGAATTTGTCAATAAACCATTCTTAAAAATCTGTGTCTGGTTTATTTCTGTCGTTATCATTATTTTAAATCTTTATCTTTTGTACCAAACATTTTTCGGAGAATAA
- a CDS encoding nucleotide exchange factor GrpE produces MENQDINEENINNQEENITQTEETVEENVTEMPTAEELLAVEKDRYIRLYAEFENYKKRTSKEKMEFFTYANQEMMVSMLGILDDFERALKEIAKNGNEADLQGVELIYNKFKNKLTEKGLKVMEVRAGDSFNVDFHEAITQIPAPSEDLKGKIVDVIETGYTLGDKVIRFAKVVTGN; encoded by the coding sequence ATGGAAAATCAGGATATCAACGAAGAAAATATCAATAATCAGGAAGAAAATATCACACAGACTGAAGAAACAGTTGAGGAAAATGTGACAGAAATGCCTACCGCAGAAGAACTTTTGGCAGTAGAAAAAGACCGTTACATCAGACTGTACGCTGAGTTTGAAAACTATAAAAAAAGAACATCAAAAGAGAAAATGGAATTTTTCACTTACGCCAACCAAGAAATGATGGTTTCTATGTTGGGTATTTTGGATGATTTTGAAAGAGCTTTAAAAGAAATTGCCAAAAATGGTAATGAGGCAGATCTTCAGGGTGTTGAATTGATTTACAACAAGTTTAAAAACAAGCTTACCGAAAAAGGTTTAAAGGTAATGGAAGTAAGAGCCGGAGACAGCTTTAATGTAGACTTCCATGAGGCAATTACTCAAATCCCTGCGCCTTCTGAAGATTTGAAAGGGAAAATTGTAGACGTTATCGAAACAGGATATACTTTAGGAGATAAAGTGATTCGTTTTGCAAAAGTTGTAACAGGAAACTAA
- the dnaJ gene encoding molecular chaperone DnaJ yields the protein MSKRDYYEVLEVSKSASADEIKKAYRKMAIKYHPDKNPGDKDAEDKFKEAAEAYEVLSDDNKKARYDQYGHAGVGGAGGFGGGGFGGGMNMEDIFSQFGDIFGGGGFGGFGGGGGRQQVKGSNLRIRIKLNLEEMVNGTQKTLKVKKMKMAEGATSKTCPTCNGAGVQMKVMNTMFGQMQTQTTCGTCQGIGKVADKIPAGANAQGLIKDEEEITINIPAGARDGIQLNVRGKGNDAPFGGIPGDLLVIVEEEVDNTIKREGDNLHQELYVSFAEAALGTKKEIPTVGGKVKITVDPGTQSGKILRLAGKGLPSIDSYGKGDMFIHINVWTPQKLTKDQKDFFEKQMSSGEMVAEPSGKEKTFFDKVKDLFN from the coding sequence ATGTCAAAAAGAGATTATTACGAGGTTCTTGAGGTCAGCAAATCTGCGAGTGCCGACGAAATAAAGAAAGCATACCGAAAAATGGCCATTAAATATCACCCAGATAAAAATCCCGGTGATAAAGATGCTGAAGATAAATTTAAAGAAGCTGCAGAAGCTTACGAAGTTTTAAGCGACGATAACAAAAAAGCTCGCTATGACCAATACGGACACGCCGGAGTAGGTGGTGCCGGTGGTTTTGGCGGTGGCGGCTTCGGTGGCGGTATGAACATGGAAGATATTTTCAGCCAGTTTGGAGATATTTTTGGTGGCGGCGGTTTCGGAGGATTTGGTGGCGGCGGTGGTCGTCAACAGGTGAAAGGTTCTAATTTAAGAATCAGAATCAAGCTGAATCTTGAAGAGATGGTGAACGGAACCCAAAAAACTCTTAAAGTAAAAAAAATGAAGATGGCAGAAGGAGCCACTTCAAAAACTTGTCCTACATGTAACGGAGCCGGAGTTCAGATGAAGGTGATGAATACGATGTTCGGACAGATGCAAACACAAACTACTTGTGGAACTTGTCAGGGAATCGGTAAAGTTGCCGATAAAATTCCTGCAGGAGCCAATGCACAAGGCTTAATAAAAGATGAAGAAGAAATTACCATCAACATTCCTGCAGGTGCAAGAGACGGCATCCAATTGAATGTAAGAGGAAAAGGAAATGATGCGCCATTTGGCGGTATTCCTGGAGATCTTTTGGTGATTGTAGAAGAGGAAGTAGACAACACGATCAAAAGAGAAGGTGATAATCTTCACCAGGAATTATATGTTTCTTTTGCTGAAGCGGCTTTGGGAACTAAAAAAGAAATTCCTACCGTTGGTGGAAAAGTAAAAATTACCGTTGATCCTGGAACACAATCTGGAAAAATCTTAAGATTAGCTGGAAAAGGTTTACCGAGTATCGACAGTTATGGTAAAGGAGATATGTTTATTCACATTAATGTCTGGACACCACAAAAATTGACCAAAGACCAAAAAGACTTTTTCGAGAAACAGATGAGCAGCGGAGAAATGGTAGCAGAACCGTCTGGAAAAGAAAAAACTTTCTTCGATAAAGTAAAAGATTTATTCAACTAA
- a CDS encoding prevent-host-death protein, which yields MNYKLELRTPDSQPKLIFHAITFDAFKVNIVERYGGVKPILCDVLFRVRTLDDQIIKRKDGHVKIRIKDEELETYLRLIKVFKSYDYKNRLISRRDAEQDFVHFILRMVIINYEMN from the coding sequence ATGAACTACAAGCTTGAACTTCGCACACCAGATTCTCAACCTAAACTAATTTTCCATGCTATTACTTTTGATGCATTCAAAGTAAATATTGTGGAGAGATATGGTGGCGTAAAACCAATATTATGCGATGTTTTATTCAGAGTAAGAACTCTAGATGATCAGATTATCAAAAGAAAAGACGGGCACGTAAAAATCAGAATTAAAGATGAAGAGCTTGAAACGTATCTGAGATTAATAAAAGTTTTTAAATCTTACGATTATAAAAACCGACTCATCAGCAGAAGAGATGCCGAGCAAGATTTCGTACATTTCATTTTGAGAATGGTTATTATCAATTACGAAATGAACTAA
- a CDS encoding acyltransferase family protein, which produces MGRNLSIDVLKIILAFFVVFLHMNFLKETYPLLSYILVNGLFRLAVPVFLVITGFYFFHIDTAKKLRKWLFRTFLLYAIWMLIYISYWKDNDEILLTIVFGYHHLWYLIGTCFSGLILYFLRNQNSRILIALAMFLFFLGYIVQVLGNLHYLNAESDSLLNDYLLYRNFLFVCFPFLTIGFLINKHQIDLSTYKNSSLLVILSILCVIVESFFNYKYISSESTDILFSLIFASPLLFLYCQKIYIKTTSKILASFSTAIYVVHPLIMKSDFYEEIESFKILIFLAILIPVSLGLVYLNKKLKYLL; this is translated from the coding sequence ATGGGTAGAAATTTATCAATTGATGTTTTAAAAATCATACTGGCTTTTTTTGTCGTGTTTCTGCACATGAATTTTTTGAAAGAAACCTATCCTTTATTGAGCTATATTTTGGTAAACGGCCTTTTTAGACTTGCAGTTCCCGTTTTTTTAGTCATTACCGGATTTTATTTCTTCCATATTGACACTGCAAAAAAACTCAGGAAATGGCTTTTCAGAACGTTTCTGTTGTACGCAATCTGGATGTTGATTTATATTTCTTACTGGAAAGATAATGATGAAATTTTACTAACAATCGTTTTCGGATATCATCATTTATGGTATTTAATAGGAACCTGTTTTTCAGGACTGATTCTCTATTTTCTCAGAAACCAAAACTCACGAATATTGATTGCTTTGGCGATGTTTTTATTCTTTCTCGGCTATATTGTTCAGGTTTTAGGAAATCTACATTATTTAAACGCTGAATCAGATTCACTTTTGAATGATTATCTGCTTTACCGGAATTTTCTTTTTGTATGCTTCCCGTTTTTAACGATTGGTTTTTTGATTAACAAACACCAAATTGATCTTTCAACATATAAAAACTCGTCTCTGTTGGTGATTTTATCAATTTTATGTGTAATTGTTGAATCTTTTTTCAATTATAAATATATCAGTAGCGAAAGCACAGATATATTATTTTCATTGATTTTTGCGAGCCCGTTGCTGTTTTTGTATTGTCAGAAAATATACATTAAAACTACCTCAAAAATTTTAGCCAGTTTTTCTACAGCAATATATGTTGTACATCCGCTAATTATGAAATCTGATTTTTACGAAGAAATTGAGTCTTTCAAAATCTTGATTTTTTTAGCAATTTTAATTCCTGTAAGCCTTGGTTTGGTCTATCTTAATAAGAAATTGAAGTATTTACTTTAA
- a CDS encoding alpha/beta fold hydrolase — MRFKYNALLFFNTFFIIFTQAQQLKNGNFTEKIDGINISYTIKGNGPVMLVGHPNSGKTGYELTLQPLEKQFTLVYYDSRGTGKSDAPTKIEDYSLEKSVVEIEELRKRLNADKIWFFAHSDQSGIAMLYSLKYPNHVEGMILTGTSLVASPEDVYNRRKESENKRIKESEWFSQVVKDWDYMYTNKTEKAPDGRDLSEAPLKWWCYDEESSQQVIPIMKEISKAGRRKPMNGQMPQTEKMLEYYYNQQKKFSQIKTKTLILNGKADTNNLPEFAEQLHKTLPNSKLVFVEKAGHFPWVENASQSFSEIEKWLKEVNFR; from the coding sequence ATGAGATTTAAATATAATGCCCTACTCTTTTTCAACACATTTTTTATAATTTTCACACAAGCACAACAGCTTAAAAACGGAAATTTCACAGAAAAAATTGACGGTATCAACATCAGTTATACCATTAAAGGAAACGGTCCGGTAATGCTTGTTGGACATCCGAATTCAGGAAAAACAGGCTATGAATTAACTTTACAACCATTAGAAAAGCAATTCACTCTGGTTTATTATGATTCACGCGGAACCGGAAAATCTGATGCTCCAACTAAAATAGAAGATTACAGTCTTGAAAAAAGTGTTGTGGAAATTGAAGAATTAAGAAAGAGACTCAATGCCGATAAGATTTGGTTTTTTGCCCATTCTGATCAAAGCGGAATTGCCATGCTTTATAGTTTAAAATACCCGAATCATGTTGAAGGGATGATCTTGACAGGAACTTCTTTAGTTGCATCACCGGAAGATGTGTACAACCGAAGAAAAGAATCGGAAAACAAAAGAATAAAAGAATCTGAATGGTTTTCGCAAGTCGTAAAAGACTGGGATTACATGTATACCAACAAAACTGAAAAAGCTCCTGATGGAAGAGATTTATCTGAAGCTCCCCTGAAATGGTGGTGTTATGATGAAGAATCTTCACAACAAGTAATTCCGATTATGAAAGAAATCTCAAAAGCAGGAAGAAGAAAACCAATGAACGGACAAATGCCTCAAACTGAAAAAATGCTGGAATATTACTATAATCAACAGAAAAAATTCTCGCAGATCAAAACAAAAACTTTGATTCTCAATGGCAAAGCAGACACCAATAATTTACCTGAATTTGCCGAACAACTTCACAAAACATTACCCAATTCTAAATTGGTTTTCGTAGAAAAAGCAGGGCATTTTCCCTGGGTAGAAAACGCTTCGCAAAGTTTTTCTGAAATAGAAAAATGGTTGAAGGAGGTAAACTTTAGATAA
- a CDS encoding DUF808 family protein has product MASGFFAILDDIAALMDDVAVTSKIATQKTAGILGDDLAVNAEKATGFLSSREIPVLMKIMKGSFINKLIIVPFVFLLEWLYSPAIKIILIIGGFYLAYEGVEKIVEFLFHREKKGHEVIEEAQDVEEDGEAVEKAKVKSAVTTDFILSLEIVIIALAAAKDGYHALKSQFDPFLVEIVTVSIVSIIATVGVYGIVALIVRMDDAGFKLIKKSNDKGFFGKLGHLLVKALPWVIKALGIIGTIALILVAGGIFDHNIDYLHHALPTWSEMLKQVLFGLAGGLIALFLITGGKKIYTLATKK; this is encoded by the coding sequence ATGGCGTCTGGTTTTTTTGCGATTTTAGATGATATCGCTGCTTTGATGGATGATGTTGCTGTAACAAGTAAAATTGCAACCCAAAAAACAGCAGGTATCTTGGGCGACGATTTAGCGGTAAACGCAGAAAAAGCTACAGGTTTCCTTTCTTCAAGGGAAATTCCCGTATTGATGAAAATTATGAAAGGCTCATTTATCAATAAACTGATTATTGTTCCTTTTGTTTTCCTTCTGGAGTGGCTGTATTCGCCTGCAATTAAAATTATTTTAATTATTGGTGGATTTTATTTAGCCTATGAAGGTGTCGAAAAAATTGTCGAATTTTTATTTCACAGAGAGAAAAAAGGACACGAAGTAATCGAAGAAGCCCAGGATGTTGAAGAAGACGGTGAGGCGGTAGAAAAAGCTAAAGTGAAATCTGCAGTTACCACTGATTTTATTTTGTCTCTTGAGATTGTTATTATCGCATTGGCTGCTGCAAAAGATGGTTATCATGCACTTAAATCGCAATTTGATCCGTTTCTTGTAGAAATTGTTACGGTTTCTATCGTTTCGATTATTGCAACTGTTGGTGTTTACGGAATTGTGGCTTTGATCGTAAGAATGGATGATGCAGGTTTTAAATTAATTAAAAAAAGTAATGACAAAGGCTTTTTTGGTAAATTAGGACATTTGCTTGTAAAAGCACTTCCTTGGGTTATTAAAGCTTTGGGAATCATCGGAACTATCGCGTTGATCTTGGTTGCAGGTGGAATTTTTGATCATAATATTGATTATCTACATCATGCATTACCAACTTGGAGTGAAATGCTAAAACAGGTTCTTTTTGGTTTAGCAGGCGGATTGATTGCCCTGTTTTTAATTACCGGAGGAAAGAAAATTTATACATTAGCAACAAAGAAATAA